In Bacillus sp. NP247, one DNA window encodes the following:
- the purC gene encoding phosphoribosylaminoimidazolesuccinocarboxamide synthase, which produces MQKLELLYEGKAKRIYRTESADMVWVEYKDSATAFNGEKKETITGKGRLNNEITTLLFRMLQEVGIKTHFVEKLSETEQLVKKVSIIPLEVVTRNVIAGSLSKRLGMEEGTVLAEPIVEFYFKDDDLGDPLVTEDHIRVLNVASPEQVSVLRDMALQINQVLIEHFASCRVRLIDFKLEFGVTEEGEIILADEISPDTCRLWDETSNEKFDKDVFRRDLGNLTEAYEEILKRLGGISHV; this is translated from the coding sequence ATGCAAAAGCTAGAATTGCTGTATGAAGGTAAGGCAAAAAGAATTTATCGTACAGAATCAGCAGATATGGTTTGGGTAGAGTACAAAGATAGTGCGACTGCTTTCAATGGGGAGAAAAAAGAGACGATTACAGGAAAAGGTCGTTTGAACAATGAGATTACAACTTTATTGTTCAGAATGTTACAAGAAGTAGGAATAAAAACACATTTTGTTGAGAAGTTATCTGAAACAGAGCAACTTGTAAAAAAAGTGAGTATTATTCCTTTAGAAGTTGTCACAAGAAATGTAATTGCAGGAAGCCTTTCAAAACGATTAGGAATGGAAGAGGGAACTGTACTTGCAGAACCAATCGTAGAATTTTACTTCAAAGATGATGATTTAGGAGATCCGCTTGTAACGGAAGATCATATTCGTGTATTAAACGTTGCGTCACCAGAGCAAGTAAGCGTATTAAGAGATATGGCTCTACAAATCAATCAAGTATTGATTGAGCATTTCGCAAGCTGTCGTGTAAGATTAATAGATTTTAAATTAGAGTTTGGTGTAACGGAAGAAGGAGAAATCATATTAGCGGATGAGATTTCACCAGATACTTGCCGTTTATGGGATGAAACGAGCAATGAAAAGTTTGATAAAGACGTATTCCGTCGCGATCTTGGAAATTTAACAGAAGCTTATGAAGAGATTTTAAAACGTTTAGGGGGAATTTCACATGTATAA
- the purS gene encoding phosphoribosylformylglycinamidine synthase subunit PurS, whose translation MYKVKVYVTLRESVLDPQGTAVKGALHSLSFTEVQDVRIGKYMELTIDKSVSDLDAKVKEMCEKLLTNVVMEDFRYEVEEVVAQ comes from the coding sequence ATGTATAAAGTTAAGGTATATGTAACGTTAAGAGAAAGCGTATTAGATCCACAAGGAACAGCAGTAAAAGGGGCACTTCATAGTCTTTCGTTCACAGAAGTACAAGACGTTCGAATCGGAAAATATATGGAATTAACAATTGATAAATCAGTATCTGACCTTGACGCAAAGGTAAAAGAAATGTGTGAAAAACTATTAACAAACGTTGTAATGGAAGACTTCCGTTATGAAGTTGAGGAGGTTGTCGCACAGTGA
- the purQ gene encoding phosphoribosylformylglycinamidine synthase subunit PurQ produces the protein MKFAVIVFPGSNCDVDMFHAIKDELGEEVDYVWHDRENLDEYDAILLPGGFSYGDYLRCGAISRFANAMKAVQKAAEQGKPILGVCNGFQILVESGLLPGALMRNENLKFMCRTVQLRVENNETMFTSQYEKDEVINIPIAHGEGNYYCDEATLKQLEENNQIAFRYVENPNGSVSDIAGIVNEKGNVLGMMPHPERAVDELLGGAEGLKVFQSILKQWRETYVVNA, from the coding sequence GTGAAATTTGCAGTCATAGTATTCCCAGGTTCGAACTGTGATGTCGATATGTTCCATGCAATTAAAGATGAGCTTGGTGAAGAAGTAGATTACGTTTGGCACGATAGAGAGAATTTAGATGAATATGATGCAATTTTACTACCTGGTGGATTCTCTTACGGTGACTATTTACGTTGCGGTGCTATTTCTCGCTTTGCTAACGCAATGAAAGCGGTGCAAAAAGCTGCTGAGCAAGGAAAGCCAATTTTAGGAGTGTGTAATGGATTCCAGATTCTTGTTGAATCAGGATTACTACCAGGAGCATTAATGAGAAACGAAAACTTAAAGTTTATGTGCCGTACGGTTCAGTTACGTGTTGAAAATAATGAAACTATGTTTACATCACAATATGAAAAAGATGAAGTAATCAATATTCCAATTGCACATGGTGAGGGGAATTACTATTGTGATGAAGCAACTCTTAAACAATTAGAAGAGAATAATCAAATCGCATTCCGTTACGTAGAAAATCCGAACGGTAGCGTTTCAGACATTGCTGGTATTGTAAATGAAAAGGGAAATGTACTTGGTATGATGCCACACCCAGAGCGTGCTGTAGATGAATTGCTTGGTGGTGCTGAAGGGTTAAAAGTCTTTCAATCTATCTTAAAACAGTGGAGGGAAACATATGTCGTTAATGCTTGA
- the purL gene encoding phosphoribosylformylglycinamidine synthase II, whose amino-acid sequence MSLMLEPNPTQIKEERIYAEMGLTDEEFAMVEKILGRLPNYTETGLFSVMWSEHCSYKNSKPVLRKFPTTGERVLQGPGEGAGIVDIGDNQAVVFKMESHNHPSAIEPYQGAATGVGGIIRDVFSMGARPVALLNSLRFGELQSPRVKYLFEEVVAGIAGYGNCIGIPTVGGEVQFDPCYEGNPLVNAMCVGLINHEDIKKGQAHGAGNTVMYVGASTGRDGIHGATFASEELSESSEAKRPAVQVGDPFMEKLLIEACLELIQSDALVGIQDMGAAGLTSSSAEMASKAGMGIEMYLDDVPQRETGMTPYEMMLSESQERMLIVIKKGREQEIVDLFEKYGLAAVTMGKVTEDKMLRLFHKGEKVAEVPADALAEEAPIYHKPSKEAAYFAEFQQMKMETPKVEDYKETLFALLQQPTIASKEWVYDQYDYQVRTSTIVTPGSDAAVVRVRGTEKGLAMTTDCNSRYIYLDPEVGGKIAVAEAARNIVCSGGEPLAITDCLNFGNPEKPEIFWQIEKSVDGMSEACRTLQTPVIGGNVSMYNERSGEAVYPTPTVGMVGLVHDLKHVTTQEFKQAGDLVYVIGETKAEFGGSELQKMIHGKIFGQSPSIDLDVELKRQKQVLEAIQAGLVQSAHDVAEGGLAVAISESAIGANGLGATVKLDGEATAVLFAESQSRFVLTVKRENKEAFEKVVEAIQVGEVTNTNEVTIHNEENEVLLTANVDEMRKAWKGAIPCLLK is encoded by the coding sequence ATGTCGTTAATGCTTGAACCAAATCCAACACAAATTAAAGAAGAGCGCATATATGCGGAAATGGGGCTAACAGACGAAGAGTTTGCCATGGTTGAAAAGATTTTAGGCCGTCTGCCGAATTATACAGAAACAGGATTATTCTCTGTTATGTGGTCTGAACATTGTAGTTATAAAAATTCGAAGCCAGTACTTCGTAAATTCCCAACGACGGGTGAGCGTGTTCTGCAAGGACCTGGAGAAGGTGCTGGAATTGTAGACATCGGTGATAATCAAGCGGTTGTATTTAAAATGGAAAGCCATAACCACCCTTCTGCAATTGAACCATATCAAGGAGCAGCAACAGGCGTTGGCGGTATTATTCGTGATGTATTCTCTATGGGAGCACGTCCGGTAGCTCTATTAAACTCACTTCGCTTCGGTGAATTACAATCACCACGTGTGAAATATTTATTCGAAGAAGTGGTAGCAGGAATTGCAGGATACGGTAACTGCATCGGTATTCCTACTGTTGGCGGCGAAGTACAATTTGATCCATGTTATGAAGGAAATCCACTTGTAAATGCAATGTGCGTAGGTTTAATTAACCATGAAGATATTAAAAAAGGGCAAGCACACGGTGCTGGCAATACAGTAATGTACGTAGGAGCATCAACTGGTCGTGACGGTATTCACGGTGCAACATTCGCATCTGAAGAACTATCTGAAAGCTCAGAAGCAAAACGTCCAGCAGTTCAAGTAGGAGATCCATTTATGGAGAAACTTCTTATCGAAGCATGTTTAGAACTTATCCAGTCTGATGCACTTGTTGGAATTCAAGATATGGGAGCTGCTGGTTTAACGTCATCTTCTGCAGAAATGGCAAGTAAAGCAGGTATGGGTATTGAAATGTACTTAGATGATGTACCACAGCGTGAAACGGGAATGACACCATATGAAATGATGCTATCCGAATCACAAGAGCGTATGTTAATTGTTATAAAAAAAGGTAGAGAGCAAGAAATAGTAGATTTATTTGAGAAGTATGGTCTTGCAGCAGTTACGATGGGGAAAGTAACGGAAGATAAAATGCTTCGTTTATTCCATAAAGGTGAAAAGGTAGCTGAAGTTCCAGCAGATGCTCTTGCAGAAGAAGCACCAATTTATCATAAACCATCAAAAGAAGCAGCATACTTTGCTGAGTTCCAGCAGATGAAAATGGAAACACCAAAAGTAGAAGATTACAAAGAAACGTTATTCGCTTTACTACAACAACCGACGATTGCAAGTAAAGAGTGGGTATATGATCAATATGATTATCAAGTACGCACTAGCACAATCGTTACACCAGGTTCAGATGCAGCAGTTGTACGTGTACGCGGTACAGAAAAAGGATTAGCAATGACGACGGATTGTAACTCTCGCTACATTTATTTAGATCCAGAAGTAGGCGGTAAAATTGCAGTAGCAGAGGCAGCACGTAATATCGTATGTTCTGGCGGAGAACCACTTGCAATTACAGATTGCTTAAACTTTGGTAACCCAGAAAAACCAGAGATTTTCTGGCAAATTGAAAAATCAGTAGACGGTATGAGTGAAGCTTGTCGCACACTACAAACGCCAGTTATCGGCGGGAATGTATCAATGTATAACGAGCGTAGCGGTGAAGCTGTATATCCAACACCAACTGTTGGGATGGTTGGTCTTGTACATGATTTAAAACACGTAACAACACAAGAATTTAAGCAAGCTGGCGATTTAGTTTACGTAATCGGAGAGACGAAAGCTGAGTTTGGTGGAAGTGAATTACAGAAAATGATTCACGGCAAAATTTTCGGCCAATCACCAAGTATCGATCTAGATGTAGAATTAAAACGCCAAAAACAAGTATTAGAAGCAATTCAAGCTGGCCTTGTTCAATCTGCACATGATGTCGCTGAAGGTGGTTTAGCAGTTGCAATTTCTGAAAGTGCAATTGGTGCTAACGGTTTAGGTGCTACTGTGAAATTAGATGGGGAAGCAACGGCGGTATTATTTGCGGAATCACAATCTCGCTTCGTTCTAACTGTAAAACGTGAAAATAAAGAAGCGTTCGAGAAAGTCGTTGAAGCAATTCAAGTTGGAGAAGTAACAAATACAAATGAAGTAACAATTCATAATGAAGAAAATGAAGTATTACTTACAGCAAATGTAGATGAAATGAGAAAGGCTTGGAAAGGGGCAATCCCATGCTTGCTGAAATAA
- the purF gene encoding amidophosphoribosyltransferase has protein sequence MLAEIKGLNEECGVFGIWGHENAAQVSYYGLHSLQHRGQEGAGIVVNNGEKIIGHKGLGLISEVFSRGELEGLNGKSAIGHVRYATAGGSEVANVQPLLFRFSDHSMALAHNGNLINAKMLRRELEAEGSIFQTSSDTEVLLHLIKRSTKDSLIESVKEALNKVKGAFAYLLLTGNEMIVALDPNGFRPLSIGKMGDAYVVASETCAFDVVGATYIRDVEPGELLIINDEGIHVDRFTNEVDHAICSMEYIYFARPDSNIAGINVHAARKNMGKRLAAEAPIEADVVTGVPDSSISAAIGYAEATGIPYELGLIKNRYVGRTFIQPSQELREQGVKMKLSAVRGVVEGKRVVMIDDSIVRGTTSKRIVRMLREAGATEVHVRIASPPLKYPCFYGIDIQTRKELIAANNTVEEIREIIGADSLTFLSEDGLVDAIGRPYEGKYGGLCMAYFNGDYPTALYDYEQELLESMK, from the coding sequence ATGCTTGCTGAAATAAAGGGGTTAAATGAAGAATGTGGCGTTTTCGGAATTTGGGGGCATGAAAATGCAGCACAAGTTTCGTACTACGGATTGCACAGTTTGCAGCACCGTGGGCAAGAGGGCGCAGGCATTGTTGTAAATAATGGGGAAAAAATCATTGGTCACAAGGGGTTAGGTTTAATATCAGAAGTGTTTTCAAGAGGTGAGCTAGAAGGATTAAACGGAAAATCAGCAATTGGACACGTACGATATGCAACAGCGGGTGGAAGTGAAGTTGCTAACGTTCAACCATTATTATTCCGTTTTTCTGATCATAGTATGGCGCTAGCTCATAACGGAAATTTAATTAATGCAAAGATGCTTCGTCGTGAATTAGAGGCAGAGGGAAGTATTTTTCAAACGAGTTCAGATACAGAAGTACTTTTACATCTCATTAAACGTAGTACGAAAGATTCTTTAATTGAAAGTGTAAAAGAGGCTTTAAATAAAGTAAAAGGTGCGTTTGCATATCTTTTACTAACTGGAAATGAAATGATTGTTGCGCTAGATCCGAATGGATTCCGTCCTCTTTCAATTGGAAAGATGGGAGATGCTTACGTTGTAGCATCAGAAACATGTGCTTTCGATGTAGTAGGTGCAACATATATTCGTGATGTAGAACCTGGTGAACTGCTTATCATTAATGACGAAGGAATTCATGTAGATCGTTTTACAAATGAAGTAGACCATGCAATTTGTAGTATGGAATACATTTACTTTGCACGTCCGGATTCTAATATTGCAGGTATTAACGTTCATGCAGCACGTAAAAACATGGGGAAACGTTTAGCAGCGGAAGCTCCTATTGAAGCTGATGTTGTTACTGGTGTACCAGATTCTAGTATTTCAGCTGCGATCGGCTATGCAGAGGCAACAGGCATTCCGTATGAGTTAGGATTAATTAAAAATCGTTACGTTGGACGTACATTTATTCAACCTTCTCAAGAACTGCGCGAGCAAGGGGTAAAGATGAAGCTTTCCGCAGTAAGAGGTGTAGTTGAAGGGAAACGAGTTGTTATGATTGACGACTCTATCGTAAGAGGAACGACAAGTAAACGAATTGTTCGTATGCTTCGTGAGGCTGGAGCGACAGAGGTTCATGTAAGAATTGCTTCACCGCCTCTTAAGTATCCATGTTTCTATGGCATTGATATTCAAACGAGAAAAGAATTAATTGCAGCAAATAATACAGTAGAAGAAATCCGTGAAATAATCGGAGCAGATTCTTTAACATTTTTAAGCGAAGATGGATTAGTAGATGCAATTGGACGTCCATATGAAGGGAAATATGGCGGTCTATGTATGGCTTACTTCAATGGAGACTATCCAACAGCTCTTTATGATTATGAGCAAGAGCTTTTAGAAAGTATGAAATAG
- the purM gene encoding phosphoribosylformylglycinamidine cyclo-ligase: MANAYKQAGVDIEAGYEAVSRMKKHVQTTMRKEVLGGLGGFGGMFDLSKFALEEPVLVSGTDGVGTKLMLAFMADKHDTIGIDAVAMCVNDIVVQGAEPLFFLDYIACGKAEPSKIENIVKGISEGCRQAGCALIGGETAEMPGMYSTEEYDLAGFTVGIVDKKKIVTGEKIEAGHVLIGLASSGIHSNGYSLVRKVLLEDGELSLNRIYGRLELPLGEELLKPTKIYVKPILELLKKHEVYGMAHITGGGFIENIPRMLPEGIGAEIELGAWEIQPIFSLLQEVGKLEEKEMFNIFNMGIGMVVAVKEEDAKDVVRLLEEQGETARIIGRTVQGAGVTFNGGTAL; this comes from the coding sequence ATGGCGAATGCATATAAGCAAGCAGGAGTAGATATTGAAGCTGGATATGAAGCGGTATCTCGCATGAAAAAACACGTACAAACAACAATGAGAAAAGAAGTACTAGGCGGTTTAGGCGGTTTTGGGGGTATGTTTGATCTATCAAAATTTGCATTAGAAGAACCTGTATTAGTATCTGGAACAGATGGCGTGGGAACGAAATTGATGCTCGCTTTTATGGCAGATAAACATGACACTATTGGTATTGATGCAGTAGCAATGTGTGTAAATGATATTGTTGTCCAAGGGGCAGAGCCGCTTTTCTTCCTTGATTATATTGCTTGTGGTAAAGCTGAACCTAGTAAAATTGAAAACATCGTCAAAGGTATATCAGAGGGCTGTCGCCAAGCTGGTTGTGCATTAATTGGTGGAGAAACAGCTGAAATGCCAGGTATGTATTCTACGGAAGAATACGATTTAGCTGGTTTTACAGTTGGGATTGTTGATAAAAAGAAAATTGTAACGGGTGAAAAGATTGAAGCTGGTCACGTATTAATTGGCTTAGCATCTAGCGGTATTCATAGTAATGGTTACTCTTTAGTACGAAAAGTGTTACTAGAAGATGGAGAACTATCTTTAAATCGCATTTATGGACGCTTAGAGCTACCTCTTGGTGAGGAATTATTAAAACCAACGAAAATTTATGTCAAACCTATTTTAGAACTATTGAAGAAACATGAAGTATACGGTATGGCACATATTACAGGTGGCGGATTCATTGAAAATATTCCACGTATGTTGCCAGAAGGAATCGGTGCTGAAATTGAGCTAGGAGCTTGGGAAATTCAGCCGATCTTCAGTTTACTTCAAGAAGTTGGGAAACTAGAAGAGAAAGAAATGTTCAATATTTTTAACATGGGTATTGGTATGGTAGTAGCGGTGAAGGAAGAAGATGCAAAAGATGTTGTTCGTCTTCTTGAAGAGCAAGGAGAAACAGCGCGTATTATTGGACGTACTGTACAAGGGGCTGGCGTTACTTTCAATGGGGGCACAGCACTATGA
- the purN gene encoding phosphoribosylglycinamide formyltransferase, translating to MSRLAVFASGSGSNFQSLVNAVEEKRLDAEISLLVCDKPEARAVGRAHYHHIPCFAFSAKAYESKEAFEKEILKKLEEYEIDYVILAGYMRLIGPTLLGAYGGKIINIHPSLLPSFPGKDAVGQALEAGVKVTGVTIHYVDAGMDTGPIIAQEAVVVSEGDTRESLQKKIQQVEHKLYVNTVNQIVQSAKETTVN from the coding sequence ATGAGTAGATTAGCAGTTTTTGCTTCTGGAAGTGGATCTAACTTTCAATCTCTCGTTAATGCGGTAGAAGAAAAAAGATTGGATGCAGAAATTAGTTTATTAGTATGTGATAAACCAGAAGCACGTGCTGTTGGACGGGCACATTATCATCATATTCCGTGTTTCGCCTTTTCAGCGAAAGCATATGAGTCAAAAGAAGCATTTGAAAAAGAAATATTAAAGAAGCTAGAAGAGTATGAAATTGATTATGTTATTTTAGCTGGGTATATGCGTTTAATTGGGCCGACTTTACTAGGAGCGTACGGTGGGAAGATTATTAACATTCATCCATCACTATTACCGAGTTTTCCGGGTAAAGATGCTGTCGGTCAAGCGTTAGAAGCAGGTGTGAAAGTAACTGGAGTAACAATTCATTATGTAGATGCAGGTATGGATACAGGTCCAATTATTGCGCAAGAAGCAGTAGTTGTTTCTGAAGGGGATACGAGAGAAAGCTTACAAAAGAAAATTCAACAAGTTGAACATAAATTATACGTAAATACAGTGAATCAAATTGTTCAGTCTGCGAAAGAAACAACTGTTAACTAA
- the purH gene encoding bifunctional phosphoribosylaminoimidazolecarboxamide formyltransferase/IMP cyclohydrolase: MKKRALVSVSDKTGVVEFVKGLLEQGIEVISTGGTKKLLEENGLQVIGISEVTGFPEIMDGRVKTLHPNIHGGLLAVRDNETHVAQMNELGIQPIDFVVVNLYPFKETIAKPDVTFADAIENIDIGGPTMIRSAAKNHKFVSVIVDPVDYDVVLAELKENGEVTEETKRKLAAKVFRHTAAYDALISNYLTEQMGEESPETVTVTFEKKQDLRYGENPHQKATFYKAPFAATSSVAYAEQLHGKELSYNNINDADAALSIVKEFTEPAVVAVKHMNPCGVGVGTDIHEAYTRAYEADPVSIFGGIIAANREIDKATAEKLHEIFLEIVIAPSFSQEALEVLQSKKNLRLLTVNIEKATSASKKLTSVQGGLLVQEEDTLSLDEDAISIPTKREPSEQEWKDLKLAWKVVKHVKSNAIVLANDNMTVGVGAGQMNRVGSAKIAITQAGEKAQGSALASDAFFPMPDTVEEAAKAGITAIIQPGGSIRDEDSIKVADEYGITMVFTGVRHFKH, translated from the coding sequence ATGAAAAAGCGTGCATTAGTAAGTGTTTCAGATAAAACAGGAGTAGTAGAATTTGTTAAAGGTTTACTTGAACAAGGGATTGAAGTTATTTCAACAGGTGGTACGAAAAAATTATTAGAAGAAAACGGCTTACAAGTAATTGGTATTTCTGAAGTAACTGGTTTCCCGGAAATTATGGATGGCCGTGTAAAAACATTACATCCAAATATTCATGGTGGTCTATTAGCAGTTCGTGATAATGAAACGCATGTAGCGCAAATGAATGAATTAGGTATTCAACCAATTGACTTTGTTGTTGTTAACTTATACCCATTTAAAGAAACAATCGCTAAGCCTGATGTAACATTTGCTGATGCAATTGAAAATATTGATATCGGTGGCCCAACAATGATTCGCTCTGCTGCGAAAAATCATAAATTTGTATCGGTAATTGTAGATCCGGTCGATTATGATGTTGTATTAGCAGAACTGAAAGAGAACGGTGAAGTAACAGAGGAAACGAAACGTAAATTAGCAGCGAAAGTATTCCGTCATACAGCAGCATATGATGCGTTAATTTCTAACTATTTAACAGAGCAAATGGGCGAAGAAAGCCCTGAAACAGTAACAGTGACATTTGAGAAAAAACAAGATTTACGCTATGGCGAAAATCCACATCAAAAAGCGACATTCTATAAAGCGCCATTCGCAGCAACTTCTTCTGTTGCATACGCAGAACAATTACACGGTAAAGAATTATCTTATAACAATATCAACGATGCGGATGCAGCACTTAGCATCGTGAAAGAATTTACAGAACCAGCAGTAGTAGCGGTAAAACATATGAACCCATGTGGTGTTGGAGTAGGAACTGATATTCATGAAGCATATACTCGTGCTTATGAAGCGGATCCAGTATCAATCTTCGGCGGTATTATTGCAGCGAATCGTGAAATTGATAAAGCTACAGCAGAAAAGTTACACGAAATTTTCTTAGAAATTGTTATCGCTCCTTCGTTCTCGCAAGAAGCTTTAGAAGTGTTGCAAAGTAAGAAGAACTTACGCTTACTAACTGTAAATATTGAAAAAGCGACAAGTGCAAGCAAAAAACTAACTTCTGTACAAGGTGGTCTTCTTGTTCAAGAAGAAGATACGTTATCATTAGATGAGGACGCAATTTCAATTCCAACGAAACGTGAACCATCAGAGCAAGAGTGGAAAGATTTAAAACTAGCTTGGAAAGTTGTAAAACATGTGAAATCAAATGCAATTGTTTTAGCGAATGATAACATGACAGTTGGTGTAGGTGCGGGGCAGATGAACCGTGTAGGTTCTGCAAAAATCGCAATTACACAAGCTGGCGAAAAAGCACAAGGTAGCGCACTTGCATCTGATGCTTTCTTCCCAATGCCAGATACAGTAGAAGAAGCAGCAAAAGCTGGTATTACAGCAATTATCCAACCAGGTGGATCAATTCGTGATGAGGATTCTATTAAAGTGGCAGATGAGTATGGGATTACGATGGTGTTCACTGGCGTACGTCATTTCAAACATTAA
- the purD gene encoding phosphoribosylamine--glycine ligase, which yields MNVLVIGRGGREHALAWKFAKSEKVEKVYVAPGNEGMRDVATPVDIDENDFDALVLFAKEKNVELTFVGPEIPLMNGIVDRFKEEGLRVFGPNKAAAVIEGSKAFTKELMKKYNIPTAAYETFTDYEEAVRYIQKVGAPIVIKADGLAAGKGVTVAMTLEEALQAVKEMLQDVKFGEASKKVVIEEFLDGQEFSLMAFVNGTTVYPMVIAQDHKRAFDGDKGPNTGGMGAYSPVPQIPESAVQEAIETVLHPTAKAMIQENRLFTGILYAGLILTNDGPKVIEFNARFGDPETEVVLPRLENDLVDVCNAVLDESELTLDWSEEAVIGVVLASKGYPEAYKKGEIINGLDALQDVIVFHAGTVMKHGDFVTNGGRVLFVACKAKNLQEAKDKVYKEIGKIESDGLFYRSDIGYRAIGHEMTRS from the coding sequence ATGAATGTTTTAGTAATTGGCCGCGGTGGGCGTGAGCATGCTTTAGCTTGGAAATTTGCAAAATCTGAAAAGGTAGAAAAGGTGTATGTAGCACCAGGTAATGAAGGTATGCGAGATGTTGCAACACCAGTTGATATTGATGAGAATGATTTCGATGCATTAGTCTTATTTGCAAAAGAGAAGAATGTTGAATTAACTTTCGTTGGACCAGAGATTCCACTTATGAACGGAATTGTGGATCGTTTTAAGGAAGAGGGACTTCGTGTATTTGGTCCTAATAAAGCAGCTGCTGTTATTGAAGGTAGTAAAGCTTTTACGAAAGAATTGATGAAAAAGTATAATATACCAACTGCGGCATATGAAACTTTTACAGACTACGAAGAGGCAGTAAGGTACATTCAAAAAGTTGGTGCACCGATCGTAATTAAGGCGGATGGATTAGCTGCTGGTAAAGGTGTAACAGTAGCAATGACGCTTGAAGAGGCATTACAAGCTGTGAAAGAAATGCTACAAGATGTGAAATTCGGCGAAGCAAGCAAGAAGGTCGTTATTGAAGAGTTTTTAGATGGACAAGAATTTTCATTAATGGCATTTGTAAATGGCACAACTGTATATCCAATGGTAATTGCTCAAGATCATAAACGAGCTTTTGACGGCGATAAAGGTCCTAATACGGGCGGAATGGGTGCATATTCTCCAGTACCACAAATTCCAGAATCAGCAGTTCAAGAAGCGATTGAAACAGTATTACATCCAACTGCTAAAGCGATGATTCAAGAAAATCGTTTGTTTACAGGTATTTTATATGCAGGGCTTATTTTAACAAATGACGGTCCAAAGGTAATTGAATTTAATGCACGCTTTGGCGATCCTGAAACGGAAGTTGTATTACCTCGCTTAGAAAATGATTTAGTTGATGTATGTAACGCTGTATTAGATGAAAGTGAACTAACGTTAGACTGGTCAGAGGAAGCTGTAATTGGTGTTGTACTTGCTTCTAAAGGATATCCAGAAGCGTATAAAAAAGGTGAAATTATTAACGGGTTAGACGCACTGCAAGATGTAATTGTTTTCCACGCAGGGACGGTGATGAAACACGGTGACTTTGTAACAAATGGTGGCCGTGTATTATTTGTTGCTTGCAAGGCAAAAAATTTACAAGAGGCGAAAGATAAAGTATATAAAGAAATTGGTAAAATTGAGAGTGATGGTCTATTTTATCGAAGTGATATAGGGTATCGTGCAATTGGGCATGAGATGACGAGAAGCTAG
- a CDS encoding toxin-antitoxin system HicB family antitoxin codes for MAKKKSFPLRIDPELHAVIEKWANDEFRSVNAHIEYLLREMAKQKGKLKKDKDA; via the coding sequence ATGGCCAAAAAGAAAAGCTTTCCATTACGTATTGATCCTGAATTACACGCAGTCATCGAAAAATGGGCGAATGATGAGTTTCGTAGCGTCAATGCACACATCGAGTATTTGCTTCGAGAAATGGCAAAGCAAAAAGGGAAATTAAAAAAAGATAAAGATGCATAA